From the Pomacea canaliculata isolate SZHN2017 linkage group LG4, ASM307304v1, whole genome shotgun sequence genome, one window contains:
- the LOC112561023 gene encoding TBC1 domain family member 10A-like codes for MANARSDYELDGKDDADSSHNVGKSAANGFSPVQADRYGFFGGNQYTDPNEERRIPSEVLRKRELKWLDMFENWEKWMSKRFKKVKDRCRKGIPPALRARAWQYLCGSKFQMDHNKGKFEEYLQSPGDPKNNDDITKDLHRQFPNHEMFLSKGGHGQMDLFNVLKAYTIHNPHDGYCQAQAPIAAVLLMHMPAEQAFWCLVAICEKYLTSYYSPGLEAIQIDGEVLFGLLKKTSPALYKHLKKQHVEPIMYMTEWFMCIFTRNLPWSCVLRLWDMFLCEGVKVLFRVALFMMKTALGTPEKLSECPSFHETLEKLRMRQLPSELQDEEFLVKESLRLNLTERDMEKEHQKQVARRKTATKEKGGKGDLSRKKKT; via the exons ATGGCCAACGCGCGATCAGACTACGAACTGGATGGGAAAGATGATGCGGACTCCTCCCATAATGTTGGCAAGTCGGCAGCTAATGGCTTTTCACCAGTGCAAGCTGATCGCTATGGGTTTTTTGGGGGCAATCAGTACACGGACCCAAATGA AGAAAGAAGGATACCGTCAGAAGtattgagaaagagagagctcaAGTGGCTTGATATGTTTGAGAACTGGGAAAAGTGGATGAGTAAACGATTTAAAAAG GTCAAAGATCGTTGTAGAAAGGGCATTCCACCAGCTCTACGTGCACGTGCTTGGCAGTATTTATGTGGAAGTAAATTCCAAATGGATCACAATAAAGGCAAATTTGAG gaaTATCTACAGAGTCCTGGGGACCCCAAGAACAATGATGACATCACCAAAGACTTGCATCGTCAATTTCCTaatcatgaaatgtttttatcaaaaGGTGGCCATGG TCAGATGGATCTGTTCAATGTTTTGAAGGCCTACACCATTCACAACCCCCATGATGGCTACTGCCAGGCACAAGCACCAATAGCAGCAGTACTACTTATGCACATGCCTGCTGAACAAGCCTTTTGGTGCCTTGTGGCAATTTGTGAGAAATATCTCACGAGTTACTACAGTCCTGGTCTT gAAGCCATACAGATTGATGGGGAGGTGTTGTTTGGTCTCCTGAAAAAAACTTCACCTGCACTTTATAAACACTTG AAAAAGCAGCATGTGGAGCCAATCATGTATATGACAGAGTGGTTCATGTGTATATTTACTCGAAATCTCCCTTGGAGCTGTGTGCTGCGTCTTTGGGACATGTTTCTTTGTGAAG gAGTAAAAGTGTTATTCCGTGTGGCCCTTTTTATGATGAAGACAGCACTTGGCACACCAGAAAAACTTAGTGAATGTCCATCATTCCATGAAACACTGGAAAAACTGAGGATGAGACAACTGCCTTCTGAACTGCAGGATGAAGAATTTTTAGTTAAAGag TCTTTACGGCTTAATCTAACAGAGAGAGATATGGAGAAGGAGCATCAGAAACAAGTTGCACGGCGCAAGACAGCCACCAAGGAGAAAGGTGGCAAAGGGGATCtatccagaaagaaaaaaacatag